A DNA window from Enterobacter asburiae contains the following coding sequences:
- a CDS encoding SrfA family protein, which produces MAKTLLRSGNLDDFQAVGGGGQAVFESALQIREALRLRKQQAIVDCLAIPQVNDSGDRVDWYSPVEGSVTSWKAADEDDRYRALRYLENTLASVESLSKKCLLSPKTAQQLFGSLLSKAFQFPGENFLFLVDGKPVISFWGFVNLNENARDDVLDCLRESLVPEPAPVVIEDPEPEPEPEPVVAFEHADEPLIAPSTVVRITPEDLYEPEPAPAVAQPVQEPAVPIVAKKRRVPLWTLPVAVAIVAAIAAPLLWPKQSPSAEPAPVPAPQPVEIAPKPIKAVEPLAMKLPLHQAEVLASKEKEPALAPAPQPAPVVIVAIPKDAMVMEANQVKAGSTRFLNGTWRAVLDVKDPVTGKPPSMRYQIQNNKGFARVVHGDNVVCRAEVFSGLHSNGELMIKSRGTARCTDGSRYPMPEVACKAGASDIAECRARYDANTVVPLTFKKAGA; this is translated from the coding sequence GTGGCAAAAACTCTTTTACGCAGCGGTAACCTGGATGACTTTCAGGCCGTGGGCGGCGGCGGACAAGCCGTTTTTGAATCAGCGTTACAAATCCGGGAAGCGCTCCGGTTGCGCAAACAACAGGCCATCGTCGACTGTCTGGCTATTCCGCAGGTCAACGACAGCGGTGACCGCGTGGACTGGTATTCCCCCGTTGAAGGGAGCGTAACCAGCTGGAAAGCGGCCGATGAAGATGACCGTTATCGCGCCCTGCGCTACCTGGAAAACACGCTAGCCAGCGTTGAGTCGTTAAGCAAGAAATGCCTCCTGTCGCCCAAAACCGCGCAGCAGCTTTTTGGTTCTCTGCTGTCGAAGGCGTTTCAGTTCCCGGGTGAAAACTTCCTCTTCCTGGTGGACGGAAAGCCGGTCATCAGCTTCTGGGGGTTCGTCAACCTGAACGAGAATGCGCGCGACGATGTTCTCGACTGCCTGCGTGAATCGCTGGTCCCTGAGCCCGCCCCCGTTGTGATTGAAGATCCTGAACCCGAGCCTGAGCCAGAACCGGTTGTAGCATTTGAACACGCCGACGAGCCGCTGATCGCCCCTTCCACGGTGGTGCGCATCACGCCGGAAGATCTGTATGAGCCAGAGCCGGCCCCGGCCGTTGCGCAACCCGTTCAGGAACCGGCTGTGCCGATCGTCGCGAAAAAGCGCCGCGTTCCCCTGTGGACGCTGCCGGTTGCCGTCGCGATCGTTGCCGCCATTGCCGCACCGCTGCTGTGGCCAAAACAGTCGCCTTCCGCTGAGCCCGCCCCGGTGCCCGCCCCCCAGCCCGTAGAGATTGCGCCAAAGCCGATCAAAGCGGTTGAGCCGCTGGCCATGAAATTACCGCTGCATCAGGCAGAGGTCCTGGCAAGCAAAGAAAAAGAGCCTGCTCTGGCGCCTGCGCCACAGCCTGCCCCGGTGGTGATTGTCGCCATCCCGAAAGATGCCATGGTGATGGAAGCGAATCAGGTGAAAGCGGGATCGACGCGTTTCCTGAACGGCACCTGGCGTGCGGTTCTGGACGTGAAAGATCCAGTCACCGGCAAGCCGCCGTCAATGCGCTATCAGATCCAGAACAATAAGGGCTTCGCCCGGGTTGTCCATGGCGACAACGTTGTCTGCCGCGCGGAGGTCTTCTCCGGCCTGCACAGCAACGGCGAGCTGATGATTAAAAGTCGCGGTACTGCCCGCTGCACCGACGGCTCCCGCTACCCGATGCCGGAGGTTGCCTGTAAAGCAGGCGCCAGCGATATCGCAGAATGTCGCGCCCGTTATGATGCCAATACCGTCGTTCCCCTGACGTTCAAGAAAGCAGGTGCCTGA
- a CDS encoding virulence factor SrfC family protein: MTATTTTTQALIGWINETRLNAPVLDNDADALLARINAAQAREQAIERAMTRQSSIGLYGHSQSAKAHLLLSLCGSGNGRLNVTPGQRTFDYFSHINPGHALTNMAVRFTPESPEVADEAFPLRLSLVTEAELVQLFIARTTLHPQMRAVDKAVIETRLEKWRGLRQPQGVPGITAQEVGTIARFWQSTVPTAKQQIDDALWHEFARLVPSLDLSTRASVWSLLWGEQQELTQQWLKLAHVLHQTSHAGELAAPLSLLVDSFGLPGEGFLTHDGTLDLQDAQETLLHPLNSGEMLNAISIPVDVLAFLTRELVLPVENGALDNVDIIDIPVFEDNRADPLRQAKSQWLLEHYRQQLQPDVLVICNATAQHEQTAKKAKVLMNWVKETQPAEESALPGLVWAITPHDARFTTRQNLDEAVQHLLGKPGLRWGTLQALDSHSMQRVIEWLSQATLPAQRQKRLGTLKGLLRQELSSLMQSYLAPLVEEPGKRRAQAESMVRTLQSSAARHGELLEGLLPPLKAYETLLAVQQPREEQVNGLFTDTIDLFAENAQESTGLFQTKDKARLAHRVWINHLRQWSRNEATAARLGLDPAVLQQIADVLVVTSYRLNLPQQLQRIVEADKSSAAQLHAVMGNFIGWLGYDQTPVATRPASRIRKGQAIFVTPVVSSAEPRLTRLGEQPVHAATAYVYDWLVALYSRAIENIDYQHPHDVQPDARQALYALLR, translated from the coding sequence ATGACAGCGACGACGACAACCACTCAGGCCTTAATCGGGTGGATTAATGAGACGCGCCTGAACGCCCCTGTGCTGGATAACGATGCCGACGCCCTGCTTGCTCGCATCAACGCGGCGCAGGCGCGGGAGCAGGCCATTGAACGCGCCATGACCCGCCAGAGCAGCATTGGGCTTTACGGTCATTCACAGAGCGCGAAAGCCCATCTGCTGTTGTCCCTGTGCGGCAGCGGTAATGGACGCCTGAACGTGACGCCGGGCCAGCGCACCTTTGACTATTTTTCGCATATCAATCCGGGACATGCCCTCACCAACATGGCCGTCCGCTTCACGCCGGAAAGCCCGGAGGTGGCGGATGAGGCGTTCCCGCTGCGTCTGAGCCTGGTCACCGAGGCCGAGCTGGTACAGCTGTTTATTGCCCGCACGACGCTGCATCCGCAGATGCGCGCGGTGGATAAGGCGGTCATTGAGACACGTCTGGAGAAATGGCGCGGGCTGCGCCAGCCGCAGGGCGTGCCCGGCATCACGGCTCAGGAAGTGGGTACGATAGCCCGCTTCTGGCAAAGCACCGTACCCACCGCTAAGCAGCAAATTGATGATGCCCTGTGGCATGAGTTCGCCCGGCTGGTGCCTTCTCTCGATCTCAGCACGCGGGCCAGCGTCTGGTCGCTGCTGTGGGGCGAGCAGCAGGAGTTAACCCAGCAGTGGTTAAAACTGGCCCATGTGCTGCACCAGACCAGCCATGCCGGCGAGCTTGCTGCCCCGCTTAGCCTGCTGGTGGACAGCTTTGGCCTGCCGGGTGAAGGGTTCCTGACGCACGACGGCACGTTAGATCTTCAGGACGCGCAGGAGACGCTGCTTCATCCGCTAAATAGCGGTGAAATGCTTAACGCCATCAGCATCCCCGTCGACGTGCTGGCCTTCCTGACCCGCGAGCTGGTGCTGCCGGTTGAGAACGGCGCGCTGGATAACGTCGATATTATTGATATTCCTGTTTTTGAAGATAACCGTGCCGACCCGCTACGCCAGGCGAAGTCCCAGTGGCTGCTTGAGCATTACCGTCAACAGCTTCAGCCGGATGTGCTGGTGATTTGCAATGCGACGGCGCAGCACGAGCAGACGGCCAAAAAAGCAAAAGTGCTGATGAACTGGGTCAAGGAGACGCAGCCTGCTGAAGAATCTGCCCTGCCGGGGCTGGTATGGGCGATTACGCCACACGACGCCCGCTTTACCACCCGGCAGAATCTCGATGAAGCCGTACAGCATCTGCTCGGAAAGCCGGGTTTACGCTGGGGCACGCTGCAGGCGCTGGACAGCCACAGCATGCAGCGCGTCATCGAATGGCTGTCTCAGGCCACGTTACCCGCCCAGCGACAGAAGCGTCTCGGCACGCTGAAAGGCTTGCTGCGACAGGAGCTCTCATCGCTGATGCAAAGCTATCTGGCGCCGCTGGTTGAAGAGCCGGGGAAAAGACGCGCTCAGGCCGAAAGCATGGTGCGCACGCTGCAAAGCAGCGCCGCCCGCCACGGCGAACTGCTTGAAGGCCTCCTGCCGCCGCTGAAAGCCTATGAAACGCTGCTTGCCGTTCAGCAGCCGCGCGAGGAGCAGGTGAACGGGCTGTTTACGGACACTATTGACCTGTTTGCCGAGAACGCGCAGGAAAGCACCGGTCTGTTCCAGACAAAAGACAAAGCGCGCCTGGCGCACAGAGTCTGGATAAATCACCTGCGTCAGTGGAGCCGCAATGAGGCCACGGCCGCGCGCCTCGGGCTGGATCCTGCGGTATTACAGCAAATCGCGGATGTGCTGGTGGTCACCAGCTACCGGCTTAATCTGCCTCAACAGCTTCAGCGCATTGTCGAAGCGGATAAAAGCAGCGCTGCGCAACTGCATGCCGTGATGGGCAATTTCATTGGCTGGCTGGGTTACGACCAGACGCCCGTGGCTACACGTCCGGCAAGCCGCATCCGCAAGGGGCAGGCAATCTTCGTCACGCCAGTGGTCAGCAGCGCGGAGCCTCGATTGACGCGCCTGGGGGAACAGCCTGTGCATGCGGCCACCGCATACGTTTACGACTGGCTGGTCGCCCTCTATAGCCGCGCGATAGAGAACATTGATTACCAGCATCCGCATGATGTTCAGCCTGACGCTCGTCAGGCCTTGTACGCGTTATTACGCTGA
- a CDS encoding ABC transporter substrate-binding protein, with protein sequence MSTGKTLLALALSALLPAGAAWAANNDTLIYCSEASPESFNPQIASSGPSFVASSQVLYNRLINFDPVKNTPVPSLAESWTISPDGKTYTFALRKGVKFNSNKYFKPTRDFNADDVIFSVLRQKDPKHPYHNVSQGNYEYFNDVGLDKLIQDVKKVDDYHVQFTLSEPNAAFLADWGMDFASILSAEYADAMLKKGTPENVDTWPIGTGPYVLQQYKVDSLIRYVANPNYWEGEVPTKHLIFSITPNVETRLAKLQTNECQIIPAPSPVQFDAIKNNKDLTLHSVDALNVGYLAFNTEKKPFDNVLVRQALNYATDKKAIVNAVFMGSGTVAKSPIPPNMLGFNKDLKDYSYDPEKAKALLKQAGLEKGAEVTLWSMPVQRPYNPNSRRIAEMIQSDWAKVGVKAKIVSYEWGEYLSGMRKGEHDSALFGWMSDNGDPDNFADVLLGCNSIKTGSNAARWCDKGYDDLVQKAKLTSSPAERAKLYGQAQEIFYQQAPWIALANGKTFYATRSNVTGYSVSLMGSDFSKAKLN encoded by the coding sequence ATGTCTACAGGGAAAACACTGCTCGCCCTTGCGCTGAGCGCGCTGTTACCGGCCGGTGCCGCATGGGCGGCAAACAACGACACCCTTATTTACTGTTCTGAAGCGTCCCCCGAGTCCTTCAACCCGCAAATCGCCAGCTCTGGCCCGTCTTTTGTGGCCAGCTCTCAGGTACTGTACAACCGCCTGATCAACTTTGACCCGGTGAAAAACACCCCGGTCCCGTCGCTGGCGGAGTCCTGGACGATTTCGCCTGACGGCAAGACCTATACCTTTGCCCTGCGCAAAGGGGTGAAGTTCAACAGCAATAAATACTTCAAACCGACGCGCGATTTTAACGCCGATGACGTTATTTTCTCGGTTCTGCGTCAGAAAGACCCTAAACACCCTTATCACAACGTGTCGCAGGGCAACTACGAATACTTTAACGACGTCGGGCTCGATAAGCTGATTCAGGACGTGAAAAAGGTCGACGACTATCACGTTCAGTTCACCCTCAGCGAGCCTAACGCCGCGTTTCTGGCCGACTGGGGGATGGATTTCGCCTCGATTCTTTCCGCCGAATACGCCGACGCGATGCTGAAAAAAGGCACGCCTGAAAACGTGGACACCTGGCCGATTGGCACCGGGCCTTATGTCCTGCAGCAGTACAAGGTGGATTCGCTGATTCGCTACGTCGCTAACCCGAACTACTGGGAAGGCGAGGTGCCGACGAAGCATCTCATCTTCTCCATCACGCCGAATGTGGAAACCCGTCTGGCGAAGCTGCAGACCAACGAGTGCCAGATTATTCCTGCACCGTCCCCGGTTCAGTTTGACGCCATCAAGAACAACAAAGACCTGACGCTGCACTCGGTCGATGCGCTAAACGTCGGCTATCTGGCGTTTAACACCGAGAAAAAACCGTTTGATAACGTGCTGGTGCGCCAGGCGCTTAACTACGCGACCGACAAGAAGGCTATCGTCAATGCGGTCTTTATGGGTTCCGGTACGGTGGCAAAATCGCCGATCCCGCCAAATATGCTGGGCTTTAATAAAGACCTGAAGGACTACAGCTACGATCCTGAAAAAGCGAAAGCGCTGCTGAAGCAGGCGGGGCTGGAGAAGGGGGCGGAAGTCACGCTGTGGTCAATGCCGGTTCAGCGTCCGTACAACCCGAACTCGCGTCGTATCGCGGAGATGATCCAGAGCGACTGGGCGAAAGTCGGCGTGAAGGCCAAAATTGTCTCTTACGAGTGGGGGGAATATCTCTCCGGAATGCGTAAAGGCGAACATGACTCCGCGCTGTTTGGCTGGATGTCCGATAACGGCGACCCGGACAACTTTGCCGACGTGCTGCTGGGCTGCAACAGCATTAAAACCGGATCCAACGCCGCGCGCTGGTGCGATAAGGGTTATGATGATCTGGTGCAAAAAGCGAAGCTGACCAGCAGCCCGGCCGAGCGCGCGAAACTCTACGGCCAGGCGCAGGAGATCTTCTACCAGCAGGCGCCGTGGATCGCACTGGCAAACGGGAAAACGTTCTATGCGACCCGCAGCAACGTGACCGGATACAGCGTGAGCCTGATGGGCAGCGATTTCTCTAAGGCGAAGCTGAACTAA
- a CDS encoding alpha/beta fold hydrolase has protein sequence MNSFYSQQAGCTVRWHDLPGTGDPVVFIHGLGCASSYEYPRVVHDPLFGARRAILIDLPGSGYSDKPEHYSYKTTDQAHVVAELIDHLKLDAFWLYGHSMGGSIAIETAGLLASRVKGLMVSEPNFHAGGGMFSRSIAAQTEQQFLNQGYDAMLSAEKTAWAGCLQSNAPYAVWRGASSLVAGVEPEWEAQFLSLPCPVTLIFGELSLPDDDVDNLKQKGVEVKIIPAAGHSMSWENPSALAQTLAGCMTE, from the coding sequence ATGAACAGTTTTTACTCGCAGCAGGCCGGTTGTACCGTGCGCTGGCATGACCTGCCCGGCACCGGCGATCCCGTGGTGTTCATTCACGGGCTGGGCTGCGCCTCTTCCTATGAATATCCCCGTGTCGTTCATGACCCGCTGTTTGGCGCGCGCAGAGCGATCCTCATCGACTTGCCCGGCAGCGGCTACAGCGACAAGCCTGAACACTACAGCTATAAAACCACCGACCAGGCCCACGTTGTGGCGGAGCTGATTGACCACCTTAAGCTGGATGCCTTCTGGTTATACGGCCACAGCATGGGCGGCAGCATTGCTATCGAAACGGCGGGGTTGCTGGCGTCGCGCGTGAAGGGGCTGATGGTGTCAGAGCCCAATTTTCATGCGGGTGGGGGGATGTTTAGCCGGTCTATTGCAGCGCAAACTGAGCAGCAGTTTCTGAACCAGGGCTATGACGCCATGCTCAGTGCGGAAAAAACGGCGTGGGCAGGGTGTCTGCAGAGCAATGCGCCATATGCCGTCTGGCGGGGCGCATCGAGCCTGGTGGCGGGCGTTGAGCCCGAATGGGAAGCGCAGTTCCTGTCACTTCCTTGCCCGGTAACGTTGATTTTCGGCGAGCTGTCTCTGCCGGATGACGATGTGGACAATCTGAAGCAAAAGGGCGTTGAGGTAAAAATTATCCCTGCGGCGGGGCATTCGATGTCGTGGGAGAATCCGTCTGCGCTGGCACAGACGTTAGCCGGGTGTATGACGGAGTGA
- a CDS encoding DMT family transporter, with the protein MNQSLTLAFLVAAGIGLVVQNTLMVRITQSSSTILIAMLLNSLVGIVLFVSILLLKQGVAGFSELAATVRWWTLIPGLLGSFFVFASISGYQNVGAATTIAVLVASQLIGGLVMDVLRSNGIPLRALIGPVCGAVMLVVGAWLVARRQF; encoded by the coding sequence ATGAATCAATCCCTGACCCTGGCGTTTCTGGTGGCGGCGGGAATAGGTCTGGTGGTGCAAAATACCTTAATGGTGCGTATCACCCAGTCCTCCTCCACGATCCTTATCGCGATGCTGCTGAACTCCCTGGTCGGCATTGTGCTGTTTGTCAGCATTCTGCTGCTGAAACAGGGCGTCGCCGGATTTAGCGAGCTGGCCGCAACGGTACGCTGGTGGACGCTTATCCCGGGGCTGCTGGGGTCGTTTTTCGTGTTTGCCAGCATCAGCGGGTATCAGAACGTTGGCGCGGCGACGACTATCGCCGTGCTGGTAGCAAGCCAGCTGATTGGCGGACTGGTGATGGACGTGCTGAGGAGCAACGGCATTCCGCTGCGCGCCCTGATTGGCCCGGTGTGCGGCGCGGTGATGCTGGTCGTCGGGGCCTGGCTGGTGGCGCGACGCCAGTTTTGA
- a CDS encoding virulence factor SrfB: protein MLVNLCDYKQSVTLIANSGVQFLDFGLTPQDTASNGRFVRKTANGPLLRLDFDLVNGRYTVPGTNGGQPEVVKPETTIPLHQSLAVLDGVWLPVPFLRFNPPRTFVEGPDNWARVQVRRLDTPDTAGNTHRVTLALDSQIAEHATSALSPVENDILNGTRFALAWRDNEVESFLDQTWIDGWLREAFTQYADGVENRSERDLQQAMRGFEYQAHWLNLLTMLGEQLTVPEVKFVTHTLSTPAIPVDLILDVGNTHTCGVIIEDHGDANDGLRQTAELQVRSLSEPQFLNAPLFTSRLEFSEARFGKQHFSVESGREDAFVWPSIVRVGDEARKLAMQRLGTEGNSGISSPRRYLWDETPVVQDWRFSQMNSKTQREPLATAFPLMNLMNDDGEPLFTLPQDERLPVFSPQYSRSTLMTHMLCELLAQALGQINSVATRLRLGFPASPRQLRTLILTLPSAMPKQEREIFRRRMFEAIAIVWKAMGWHPQDEDFVTRKQQDKSVVPVPEIQMEWDEASCGQLVWLYNEAISRFGGQTEAFFASLARPDREPEPGNQPGRALRVASIDIGGGTTDMAITHYQLDDGSGNNVKITPQLLFREGFKVAGDDTLLDVIQRYVLPALQTQLQKSGIADASLLMASLFGDSGRIDTQAVLRQQTALQLFMPIGHAILAAWESSDVDDPLAGLHATFGDLLPQKPTRNVMNYLQQAIDHALPAGSDAFDLFAVPLHVNFREMQDAMLAGQFTLASPLHAVCEAISHYSCDILLITGRPGCLPGVQALIRHLQPVPVNRIVWLDKYQVHEWYPFSQQGRIGNPKSTAAVGAMLCSLALDLRLPRFNFKAADIGAYSTVRYLGVLDNTVNTLREENVWYQDIDLDKPGAKLDARLHFPLRGNVTLGFRQLANARWPATPLYTLSINSAELAKAIAGDGVLNVRLKLCGGSKQEGPEAFELSDAWLQDGTPVAPDALTFKLNTLADRRHSGSHYWIDSGSVYLK from the coding sequence ATGCTGGTTAATCTTTGCGACTATAAACAAAGCGTCACGCTTATTGCCAACAGCGGCGTGCAGTTCCTTGATTTCGGTCTGACGCCGCAGGACACCGCCAGCAACGGGCGCTTCGTACGTAAAACCGCGAACGGCCCGCTGCTGCGGCTCGATTTCGACCTGGTTAACGGGCGCTATACCGTGCCGGGAACGAACGGTGGTCAGCCTGAAGTGGTTAAACCGGAAACCACCATCCCGCTGCATCAGTCCCTGGCGGTGCTGGACGGCGTCTGGCTTCCGGTTCCGTTCCTGCGCTTCAACCCGCCGCGAACCTTTGTTGAGGGGCCGGATAACTGGGCCCGCGTTCAGGTGCGCAGGCTGGATACACCCGATACGGCAGGCAATACGCACCGCGTCACGCTCGCCCTTGACAGCCAGATTGCAGAACACGCCACGTCCGCCCTGTCCCCGGTTGAAAACGATATTCTGAACGGGACCCGATTCGCGCTGGCCTGGCGAGACAACGAAGTTGAAAGTTTCCTCGACCAGACCTGGATTGACGGCTGGCTGCGCGAGGCCTTTACCCAGTATGCCGACGGCGTTGAAAACCGCTCAGAACGCGATCTCCAGCAAGCGATGCGCGGGTTTGAATATCAGGCCCACTGGCTTAACCTGCTGACCATGCTCGGTGAACAGCTTACCGTGCCGGAAGTGAAATTTGTTACCCATACGCTCAGCACGCCTGCCATTCCGGTCGACCTGATCCTCGACGTGGGCAATACCCACACCTGCGGCGTCATTATCGAAGACCACGGCGATGCGAACGATGGCCTGCGCCAGACCGCCGAGCTGCAGGTACGCTCATTAAGCGAGCCGCAGTTCCTGAATGCGCCGCTGTTTACCAGCCGTCTCGAGTTTTCGGAAGCGCGCTTTGGCAAACAGCACTTCTCGGTTGAAAGCGGTCGCGAAGATGCCTTTGTCTGGCCGTCGATTGTTCGCGTGGGCGATGAAGCCCGCAAGCTGGCGATGCAGCGTCTTGGGACCGAAGGCAACAGCGGCATCTCCAGCCCGCGTCGCTACCTGTGGGATGAAACGCCAGTCGTGCAGGACTGGCGCTTTAGCCAGATGAACAGCAAAACCCAGCGTGAGCCGCTTGCCACCGCGTTTCCGCTGATGAACCTGATGAACGATGACGGCGAACCGCTCTTCACGCTGCCGCAGGACGAGCGGCTGCCGGTCTTCTCGCCGCAGTACAGCCGCAGTACGCTGATGACGCACATGCTGTGCGAGCTGCTGGCGCAGGCGCTGGGGCAGATCAACAGCGTCGCCACGCGCCTGCGTCTGGGCTTCCCCGCGTCACCGCGCCAGCTACGCACCCTGATCCTGACCCTGCCCTCGGCCATGCCAAAGCAGGAGCGCGAGATTTTCCGTCGCCGCATGTTTGAAGCCATCGCCATCGTCTGGAAAGCGATGGGCTGGCACCCGCAGGATGAGGATTTTGTCACCCGCAAACAGCAGGATAAAAGCGTGGTGCCGGTTCCTGAAATCCAGATGGAGTGGGATGAAGCCAGCTGCGGTCAGCTGGTCTGGCTGTATAACGAAGCGATCTCCCGCTTTGGCGGTCAGACCGAAGCCTTCTTCGCCTCCCTGGCCCGCCCGGACCGTGAGCCTGAGCCGGGTAACCAGCCGGGCCGCGCGCTGCGCGTTGCCTCCATCGACATCGGCGGCGGCACAACGGATATGGCGATCACCCATTATCAGCTGGATGACGGTTCCGGCAATAACGTCAAGATCACCCCGCAGCTGCTGTTCCGTGAAGGTTTTAAAGTCGCGGGCGACGATACGCTTCTGGACGTGATTCAGCGCTACGTGTTGCCTGCCCTGCAAACGCAGCTGCAAAAATCCGGTATCGCGGACGCCTCGCTGCTGATGGCGTCGCTGTTTGGTGACTCCGGGCGCATAGACACCCAGGCCGTACTCCGCCAGCAAACGGCGCTTCAGCTGTTTATGCCGATTGGCCACGCTATTCTTGCCGCGTGGGAATCGAGCGACGTTGACGATCCGCTGGCCGGTCTGCATGCCACCTTTGGCGATCTCCTGCCGCAGAAACCGACCCGCAACGTAATGAATTATCTGCAGCAGGCGATCGATCATGCCCTGCCTGCGGGTTCAGACGCGTTTGACCTGTTCGCCGTGCCGCTGCACGTGAACTTCCGCGAAATGCAGGATGCGATGCTGGCCGGGCAATTTACGCTGGCCTCGCCGCTCCACGCGGTGTGCGAGGCGATATCCCATTACAGCTGCGATATTCTGCTGATCACCGGACGCCCCGGCTGCCTGCCTGGCGTTCAGGCGCTGATTCGTCATCTGCAGCCGGTGCCGGTCAACCGCATCGTCTGGCTGGATAAATACCAGGTGCACGAGTGGTATCCGTTCAGCCAGCAGGGGCGCATTGGCAACCCGAAATCAACGGCCGCGGTGGGGGCCATGCTCTGCAGCCTGGCGCTCGACCTGCGTCTGCCGCGCTTCAACTTTAAAGCCGCAGACATTGGTGCGTATTCAACCGTGCGGTATCTCGGCGTGCTGGATAACACCGTTAATACCCTGCGCGAGGAAAACGTCTGGTATCAGGATATCGACCTCGATAAGCCGGGCGCGAAGCTCGACGCGCGTCTGCACTTCCCGCTGCGCGGTAACGTTACCCTCGGCTTCCGCCAGCTGGCGAACGCGCGCTGGCCCGCCACGCCGCTCTACACGCTCAGCATCAACTCGGCTGAACTGGCGAAAGCCATTGCCGGTGACGGCGTGCTGAACGTGCGGCTGAAGCTCTGCGGCGGCAGCAAGCAGGAAGGTCCTGAGGCCTTCGAGCTGAGCGATGCCTGGCTGCAGGACGGCACGCCGGTTGCCCCTGACGCATTAACCTTCAAACTGAATACTTTGGCCGATCGCCGACACAGCGGTAGCCACTACTGGATCGACAGCGGGAGCGTATACCTGAAATGA
- a CDS encoding YdcY family protein has product MSHLNEVTARVDAAIEESVITHMNELLIELSDDADLSREERYTQQQRLRTAISHHGKQHKEELDAREEQLTKGGTIL; this is encoded by the coding sequence ATGTCACATTTAAATGAAGTTACCGCCCGTGTCGATGCCGCCATTGAAGAGAGCGTCATCACCCATATGAATGAACTGCTGATCGAATTAAGTGATGATGCAGATCTCAGCCGTGAAGAACGCTACACCCAGCAGCAGCGTCTGCGTACCGCGATTTCGCACCACGGTAAGCAGCATAAAGAGGAGTTGGACGCGCGTGAGGAACAGCTGACCAAAGGCGGCACCATACTGTAA
- a CDS encoding GhoT/OrtT family toxin: protein MTLYQKMLVFYAIMASICALITWFLSKDRKRIRLLSAFLVGSTWPMSFPVALLVSLF, encoded by the coding sequence ATGACGTTGTATCAAAAGATGTTGGTTTTTTACGCAATCATGGCTTCCATCTGCGCATTAATTACCTGGTTCCTCTCTAAAGACCGCAAACGTATCCGCCTGCTCAGCGCTTTTCTGGTGGGGTCAACCTGGCCAATGAGCTTTCCCGTTGCGCTGCTGGTCTCGCTTTTCTGA
- a CDS encoding GNAT family N-acetyltransferase: MIVRHACKEDCAAIGKIYNHAVLHTAAIWNDKTVDTDNRIAWFEARTLAGYPVLVSEEDGVITGYASFGDWRAFDGFRHTVEHSVYVHPDHQGKGIGRTLMIALINEARAIGKHVMVAGIEAQNHASIHLHETLGFVTTGQMPQVGTKFGRWLDLTFMQLQLDERSDPDAIP, from the coding sequence ATGATCGTTCGTCATGCCTGCAAGGAAGACTGCGCCGCGATAGGAAAAATCTACAACCACGCGGTGCTGCATACTGCCGCGATCTGGAACGATAAAACCGTCGATACCGATAACCGAATCGCCTGGTTTGAGGCGCGCACGCTCGCGGGTTACCCGGTTCTGGTGAGTGAGGAAGACGGCGTTATCACCGGTTACGCCTCTTTCGGTGACTGGCGCGCCTTCGACGGTTTCCGTCATACGGTTGAGCATTCGGTCTACGTCCACCCGGACCATCAGGGAAAAGGCATTGGCCGCACGCTGATGATCGCGCTGATTAACGAGGCCCGCGCCATCGGCAAACACGTGATGGTGGCCGGTATTGAAGCGCAAAACCATGCCTCGATTCATCTCCACGAAACTCTTGGTTTTGTCACCACGGGGCAGATGCCGCAGGTGGGAACCAAGTTTGGCCGCTGGCTGGACTTAACCTTTATGCAGCTGCAGCTGGACGAGCGCAGCGATCCGGACGCTATCCCATGA